The Pongo abelii isolate AG06213 chromosome 20, NHGRI_mPonAbe1-v2.0_pri, whole genome shotgun sequence genome window below encodes:
- the SHD gene encoding SH2 domain-containing adapter protein D isoform X2, whose translation MAKWLRDYLSFGGRRPPPQPPTPDYTESDILRAYRAQKNLDFEDPYEDAESRLEPDPAGPGDSKNPGDAKYGSPKHRLIKLEADTEYSDPFDAQPHPAPPDDGYMEPYDAQRVMSELPGRGVQLYDTPYEEQDQETADGPPSGQKPRQSRMPQEDERPADEYDQPWEWKKDHISRAFAVQFDSPEWERTPGSAKELRRPPPRSPQPAERVDPGLPLEKQPWFHGPLNRADAESLLSLCKEGSYLVRLSETSPQDCSLSLRSSQGFLHLKFARTRENQVVLGQHSGPFPSVPELVLHYSSRPLPVQGAEHLALLYPVVTQTP comes from the exons ATGGCCAAGTGGCTACGGGACTACCTGAGCTTTGGGGGTCGGAGGCCCCCTCCGCAGCCGCCCACCCCGGACTACACCGAGAGCGACATCCTGAGGGCCTACCGCGCGCAGAAGAACCTGGACTTCGAGGACCCCTATGAGGACGCGGAGAGCCGCTTGGAGCCGGACCCCGCGGGCCCTGGGGACTCCAAGAACCCCGGAGATGCCAAATATGGCTCTCCCAAGCACCGGCTCATCAAG CTGGAAGCCGACACTGAGTACTCAGACCCTTTTGATGCTCAGCCTCATCCTGCACCCCCGGATGATGGGTACATGGAGCCCTATGATGCCCAACGGGTCATGAGTG AACTTCCCGGCAGAGGGGTGCAGCTCTATGACACCCCTTATGAGGAACAGGACCAAGAGACAGCAGATGGACCCCCTTCTGGGCAGAAGCCTCGGCAGAGCCGGATGCCCCAGGAGGATGAACGGCCAGCAGATGAGTATGATCAGCCCTGGGAGTGGAAGAAAGACCACATCTCCAGGGCATTTGCAG TGCAGTTTGACAGTCCAGAGTGGGAGAGGACTCCAGGCTCAGCCAAGGAGCTCCGGAGACCTCCACCCAGAAGCCCCCAGCCTGCAGAGCGTGTGGACCCAGGCCTGCCCCTGGAGAAACAGCC GTGGTTTCATGGCCCCCTGAACAGGGCGGATGCGGAGAGCCTCCTGTCCCTCTGCAAGGAAGGCAGCTACCTAGTGCGGCTCAGCGAGACCAGCCCCCAGGACTGCTCCTTGTCTCTCAG GAGCAGCCAGGGCTTCCTGCATCTGAAGTTCGCGCGGACCCGAGAGAACCAGGTGGTGCTGGGTCAACACAGCGGGCCCTTCCCCAGCGTGCCCGAGCTCGTCCTCCACTACAGTTCACGCCCACTGCCGGTGCAGGGTGCCGAGCATCTGGCTCTGCTGTACCCCGTGGTCACGCAGACCCCCTGA
- the SHD gene encoding SH2 domain-containing adapter protein D isoform X1: MAKWLRDYLSFGGRRPPPQPPTPDYTESDILRAYRAQKNLDFEDPYEDAESRLEPDPAGPGDSKNPGDAKYGSPKHRLIKVEAADMARAKALLGGPGEELEADTEYSDPFDAQPHPAPPDDGYMEPYDAQRVMSELPGRGVQLYDTPYEEQDQETADGPPSGQKPRQSRMPQEDERPADEYDQPWEWKKDHISRAFAVQFDSPEWERTPGSAKELRRPPPRSPQPAERVDPGLPLEKQPWFHGPLNRADAESLLSLCKEGSYLVRLSETSPQDCSLSLRSSQGFLHLKFARTRENQVVLGQHSGPFPSVPELVLHYSSRPLPVQGAEHLALLYPVVTQTP; the protein is encoded by the exons ATGGCCAAGTGGCTACGGGACTACCTGAGCTTTGGGGGTCGGAGGCCCCCTCCGCAGCCGCCCACCCCGGACTACACCGAGAGCGACATCCTGAGGGCCTACCGCGCGCAGAAGAACCTGGACTTCGAGGACCCCTATGAGGACGCGGAGAGCCGCTTGGAGCCGGACCCCGCGGGCCCTGGGGACTCCAAGAACCCCGGAGATGCCAAATATGGCTCTCCCAAGCACCGGCTCATCAAGGTGGAGGCTGCGGATATGGCCAGAGCCAAGGCCCTTCTGGGCGGCCCCGGGGAGGAG CTGGAAGCCGACACTGAGTACTCAGACCCTTTTGATGCTCAGCCTCATCCTGCACCCCCGGATGATGGGTACATGGAGCCCTATGATGCCCAACGGGTCATGAGTG AACTTCCCGGCAGAGGGGTGCAGCTCTATGACACCCCTTATGAGGAACAGGACCAAGAGACAGCAGATGGACCCCCTTCTGGGCAGAAGCCTCGGCAGAGCCGGATGCCCCAGGAGGATGAACGGCCAGCAGATGAGTATGATCAGCCCTGGGAGTGGAAGAAAGACCACATCTCCAGGGCATTTGCAG TGCAGTTTGACAGTCCAGAGTGGGAGAGGACTCCAGGCTCAGCCAAGGAGCTCCGGAGACCTCCACCCAGAAGCCCCCAGCCTGCAGAGCGTGTGGACCCAGGCCTGCCCCTGGAGAAACAGCC GTGGTTTCATGGCCCCCTGAACAGGGCGGATGCGGAGAGCCTCCTGTCCCTCTGCAAGGAAGGCAGCTACCTAGTGCGGCTCAGCGAGACCAGCCCCCAGGACTGCTCCTTGTCTCTCAG GAGCAGCCAGGGCTTCCTGCATCTGAAGTTCGCGCGGACCCGAGAGAACCAGGTGGTGCTGGGTCAACACAGCGGGCCCTTCCCCAGCGTGCCCGAGCTCGTCCTCCACTACAGTTCACGCCCACTGCCGGTGCAGGGTGCCGAGCATCTGGCTCTGCTGTACCCCGTGGTCACGCAGACCCCCTGA